The following are from one region of the Nostoc cf. commune SO-36 genome:
- the tftA gene encoding hormogonium tapered terminus morphoprotein TftA — MGRIFISAAHGGREARGIDPGAIAGGTTEAKEMILLRDLIVTELRARNVEILAIPDDLSAAQTITWINSRARRGDVALEIESNAANSPSVRGAGVFYIANNSDRKSNAEQLLVGLLRRVPQLPNRGAKPDTNSGLGSLAFCRQTTLPALVMEVGFLTNPEDRTLLQSRRRDFALGIADGLVTWSRVIDPTPGTPVEANYPPINININGQNYSEQGVLVNGNAYIPIDLVDRLRIDLSKTANVNRITYRKVVYVKAIELRDFNVAVTWDAATRTVSLRSNLVVCPGEFSRVMSNGNTSELQLQLFLKNNNENALVNFPDIPKLYREEAGIEGVNYDISFCQMCVETGFLRFGSDIRPEQNNFAGLGAIGGGSEAASFPSARIGVRAHIQHLKAYASLEPLVQEVVDPRFRFVTRGIAPLIEQLSGRWSADLDYGTKISAMLKRLYESAGLL; from the coding sequence ATGGGACGTATTTTTATATCAGCGGCTCATGGAGGCAGAGAAGCCAGAGGAATCGATCCAGGTGCGATCGCAGGTGGTACAACTGAAGCTAAAGAAATGATTCTGCTGCGCGATTTGATTGTCACAGAACTAAGGGCGCGGAATGTGGAAATTTTGGCAATTCCTGATGACTTGAGCGCCGCCCAAACTATCACCTGGATCAATTCTCGTGCCCGCCGGGGTGATGTTGCCCTAGAAATTGAATCTAATGCGGCTAATAGCCCTTCTGTGCGCGGGGCGGGTGTATTTTACATTGCTAATAATAGCGATCGCAAGAGTAATGCTGAACAACTATTAGTGGGGTTGTTGCGTCGCGTACCCCAATTACCAAATCGGGGAGCCAAGCCAGATACAAATAGTGGATTAGGCAGTTTAGCATTCTGCCGCCAGACAACGCTTCCAGCTTTGGTGATGGAAGTAGGGTTTCTTACCAATCCAGAAGATCGGACTTTGCTGCAAAGTCGTCGTCGTGATTTTGCTTTGGGAATTGCCGACGGATTAGTGACTTGGAGTCGTGTCATTGACCCCACTCCTGGAACTCCAGTGGAAGCAAATTATCCGCCAATTAATATTAATATTAATGGACAAAATTACTCAGAGCAAGGAGTTTTAGTTAATGGTAATGCTTACATTCCCATTGATTTAGTAGACCGTTTACGGATTGACCTTTCCAAAACGGCTAATGTCAATCGAATTACCTATCGCAAAGTAGTTTATGTGAAAGCGATCGAACTGCGAGATTTTAATGTTGCAGTCACTTGGGATGCTGCAACGCGTACTGTTAGCTTGCGATCGAATTTGGTGGTTTGCCCTGGTGAGTTTTCGCGGGTGATGTCGAACGGTAACACATCCGAATTACAGTTACAATTATTCTTGAAAAATAATAATGAAAATGCTTTGGTAAATTTCCCTGATATTCCCAAACTTTATCGGGAAGAAGCAGGTATAGAAGGAGTGAACTATGATATTTCCTTTTGCCAAATGTGTGTAGAAACTGGATTTTTACGGTTTGGTAGTGATATTAGACCTGAGCAAAATAACTTTGCAGGCTTAGGTGCGATCGGTGGCGGTTCTGAGGCTGCGTCTTTTCCAAGTGCCAGAATTGGAGTGAGGGCACACATTCAACATTTAAAAGCTTACGCTAGTTTAGAACCTTTGGTACAAGAAGTAGTAGATCCAAGATTTCGCTTTGTCACACGCGGGATTGCGCCATTAATTGAACAGCTATCAGGGCGGTGGTCAGCAGATTTGGATTATGGTACAAAAATTTCAGCAATGCTCAAACGATTATATGAATCAGCAGGACTTCTTTGA